In Acipenser ruthenus chromosome 60, fAciRut3.2 maternal haplotype, whole genome shotgun sequence, a genomic segment contains:
- the LOC117410083 gene encoding epsin-1 isoform X2, giving the protein MSTSSLRRQVKNIVHNYSEAEIKVREATSNDPWGPSSSLMSEIADLTYNVVAFSEIMSMVWKRLNDHGKNWRHVYKAMTLMEYLIKTGSERVAQQCRENIYAVQTLKDFQYIDRDGKDQGVNVREKAKQLVTLLKDEERLKEERVHALKTKEKMASSAPTLSGVSASAPLAGGVSGGGGVAGGVPGDPEQAWPQSSGEEDLQLQLALAMSKEEAEQEERLRRGDDLRLQMALEESKREKAKPEESSLMDLANVFPASATSVSPADPWGGGATQSQASTDPWGSGGVAISAADPWGSGGQPVPASHAPATSTDPWGESGGAVSKGDPWSSTAVTPPPPSLDPWGTPASPPQRDPWSSETPPSSDPWGGREGLQHSNGTADSDLGEAPPPLSLSPDSFDFSSIGSSLPPSVPARKTPESFLGPNASLVDLDSLVSQKPKTSVTSAPSAVSAPASNPFLNTGVSTSTTPLPSSRGVSPNPFSSSPPPPSSSSLNLSQLSQFNQQQQQQLRTSPLPPPLSMGMVQPGAPPLSMGMVQPGVPPLSMGMVQPGFPYPTVSPLGGPGGPILIGAPHMMMGMPVGLPPPSMTSLPSNNQTSTGGGASSTNPFLL; this is encoded by the exons ATGTCGACCTCCTCGCTGCGACGGCAGGTCAAGAACATCGTCCACAACTACTCTGAGGCAGAGATCAAG gTCCGTGAAGCCACCTCGAATGACCCATGGGGTCCGTCCAGCTCTCTCATGTCCGAGATCGCTGACCTCACCTACAACGTGGTGGCCTTCTCCGAGATCATGAGCATGGTGTGGAAGAGACTGAACGACCATGGCAAAAACTGGAGACACGTGTACAAG GCGATGACTCTGATGGAGTACCTCATTAAGACCGGGTCGGAGCGCGTGGCTCAACAGTGCAGGGAGAATATCTACGCGGTGCAGACGCTGAAGGACTTCCAGTACATCGACCGGGACGGGAAGGACCAGGGTGTGAACGTGCGCGAGAAAGCAAAGCAACTCGTAACGTTGCTGAAGGACGAGGAGAGGCTGAAAGAGGAGAGAGTGCACGCCCTGAAAACCAAGGAGAAGAtgg CATCCTCTGCGCCGACGCTGTCCGGAGTCAGCGCGAGTGCCCCGTTGGCAGGGGGCGTGTCTGGAGGAGGGGGCGTGGCCGGGGGCGTGCCCGGAGACCCAGAGCAGGCGTGGCCTCAGAGCAGCGGAGAGGAAGATCTGCAGCTTCAACTAGCACTGGCCATGAGCAAAGAGGAGGCAGAACAG GAGGAGCGTTTGAGACGAGGTGATGATCTTCGTCTGCAGATGGCCTTGgaggagagcaagagagagaaagCCAAGCctgaggag TCCTCTCTGATGGACCTGGCCAATGTTTTCCCCGCCTCTGCAACCTCTGTGAGCCCAGCTGACCCCTGGGGGGGCGGAGCCACTCAGAGCCAGGCCAGCACGGACCCCTGGGGCTCCGGAGGGGTCGCGATCTCTGCTGCTGACCCTTGGGGGTCGGGGGGTCAGCCGGTCCCAGCCAGCCACGCCCCCGCGACCTCCACTGACCCTTGGGGCGAGAGCGGGGGGGCTGTCAGCAAGGGGGACCCCTGGAGCTCCACAGCCG TGACCCCTCCTCCTCCCAGCTTGGACCCCTGGGGTACCCCCGCGAGCCCCCCCCAGAGAGACCCCTGGAGCTCAGAGACGCCCCCCAGTTCCGATCCTTGGGGGGGTAGAGAGGGGCTGCAGCACAGCAACGGGACTGCAG ACTCTGACCTGGGTGAGGctccgccccctctctccctttctccgGACTCGTTCGATTTCTCCTCCATcggctcctctctccctccctcggtCCCTGCCCGGAAAACTCCGGAGTCCTTCCTGGGTCCCAACGCCTCGCTGGTGGATCTTGACTCGCTCGTCTCCCAGAAACCCAAAACCAGTGTGACCAGTGCTCCCAGTGCAGTCTCCGCTCCAGCCTCCAACCCATTCCTCAACACTG gtgtctCTACCAGCACCACCCCCCTTCCTTCCTCCCGAGGGGTCTCCCCCAACCCCTTCTCCTCCtcgccccctcccccctcctcatcCTCTCTCAACCTGAGCCAGTTATCCCAGTtcaaccagcagcagcagcaacagctccGCACCAGTCCCTTGCCTCCCCCCCTCTCCATGGGAATGGTTCAGCCTGGGGCCCCCCCTCTCTCCATGGGAATGGTTCAGCCCGGGGTTCCCCCTCTCTCTATGGGAATGGTTCAGCCTGGGTTCCCCTATCCCACTGTCTCACCCCTAGGGGGTCCCGGGGGCCCCATTCTGATCGGGGCCCCTCATATGATGATGGGAATGCCAGTGGGCCTGCCCCCTCCCAGTATGACCAGTCTGCCCAGTAACAACCAGaccagcacaggaggaggagcCAGCAGCACCAACCCATTCCTGctgtga
- the LOC117410083 gene encoding epsin-1 isoform X1 encodes MSTSSLRRQVKNIVHNYSEAEIKVREATSNDPWGPSSSLMSEIADLTYNVVAFSEIMSMVWKRLNDHGKNWRHVYKAMTLMEYLIKTGSERVAQQCRENIYAVQTLKDFQYIDRDGKDQGVNVREKAKQLVTLLKDEERLKEERVHALKTKEKMASSAPTLSGVSASAPLAGGVSGGGGVAGGVPGDPEQAWPQSSGEEDLQLQLALAMSKEEAEQLSAPPPRTDDELQLRVALSLSREEHDKEERLRRGDDLRLQMALEESKREKAKPEESSLMDLANVFPASATSVSPADPWGGGATQSQASTDPWGSGGVAISAADPWGSGGQPVPASHAPATSTDPWGESGGAVSKGDPWSSTAVTPPPPSLDPWGTPASPPQRDPWSSETPPSSDPWGGREGLQHSNGTADSDLGEAPPPLSLSPDSFDFSSIGSSLPPSVPARKTPESFLGPNASLVDLDSLVSQKPKTSVTSAPSAVSAPASNPFLNTGVSTSTTPLPSSRGVSPNPFSSSPPPPSSSSLNLSQLSQFNQQQQQQLRTSPLPPPLSMGMVQPGAPPLSMGMVQPGVPPLSMGMVQPGFPYPTVSPLGGPGGPILIGAPHMMMGMPVGLPPPSMTSLPSNNQTSTGGGASSTNPFLL; translated from the exons ATGTCGACCTCCTCGCTGCGACGGCAGGTCAAGAACATCGTCCACAACTACTCTGAGGCAGAGATCAAG gTCCGTGAAGCCACCTCGAATGACCCATGGGGTCCGTCCAGCTCTCTCATGTCCGAGATCGCTGACCTCACCTACAACGTGGTGGCCTTCTCCGAGATCATGAGCATGGTGTGGAAGAGACTGAACGACCATGGCAAAAACTGGAGACACGTGTACAAG GCGATGACTCTGATGGAGTACCTCATTAAGACCGGGTCGGAGCGCGTGGCTCAACAGTGCAGGGAGAATATCTACGCGGTGCAGACGCTGAAGGACTTCCAGTACATCGACCGGGACGGGAAGGACCAGGGTGTGAACGTGCGCGAGAAAGCAAAGCAACTCGTAACGTTGCTGAAGGACGAGGAGAGGCTGAAAGAGGAGAGAGTGCACGCCCTGAAAACCAAGGAGAAGAtgg CATCCTCTGCGCCGACGCTGTCCGGAGTCAGCGCGAGTGCCCCGTTGGCAGGGGGCGTGTCTGGAGGAGGGGGCGTGGCCGGGGGCGTGCCCGGAGACCCAGAGCAGGCGTGGCCTCAGAGCAGCGGAGAGGAAGATCTGCAGCTTCAACTAGCACTGGCCATGAGCAAAGAGGAGGCAGAACAG tTGTCGGCTCCGCCCCCTCGGACGGACGATGAGCTGCAGTTGCGAGTGGCTCTCAGTTTGAGTCGCGAGGAGCATGACAag GAGGAGCGTTTGAGACGAGGTGATGATCTTCGTCTGCAGATGGCCTTGgaggagagcaagagagagaaagCCAAGCctgaggag TCCTCTCTGATGGACCTGGCCAATGTTTTCCCCGCCTCTGCAACCTCTGTGAGCCCAGCTGACCCCTGGGGGGGCGGAGCCACTCAGAGCCAGGCCAGCACGGACCCCTGGGGCTCCGGAGGGGTCGCGATCTCTGCTGCTGACCCTTGGGGGTCGGGGGGTCAGCCGGTCCCAGCCAGCCACGCCCCCGCGACCTCCACTGACCCTTGGGGCGAGAGCGGGGGGGCTGTCAGCAAGGGGGACCCCTGGAGCTCCACAGCCG TGACCCCTCCTCCTCCCAGCTTGGACCCCTGGGGTACCCCCGCGAGCCCCCCCCAGAGAGACCCCTGGAGCTCAGAGACGCCCCCCAGTTCCGATCCTTGGGGGGGTAGAGAGGGGCTGCAGCACAGCAACGGGACTGCAG ACTCTGACCTGGGTGAGGctccgccccctctctccctttctccgGACTCGTTCGATTTCTCCTCCATcggctcctctctccctccctcggtCCCTGCCCGGAAAACTCCGGAGTCCTTCCTGGGTCCCAACGCCTCGCTGGTGGATCTTGACTCGCTCGTCTCCCAGAAACCCAAAACCAGTGTGACCAGTGCTCCCAGTGCAGTCTCCGCTCCAGCCTCCAACCCATTCCTCAACACTG gtgtctCTACCAGCACCACCCCCCTTCCTTCCTCCCGAGGGGTCTCCCCCAACCCCTTCTCCTCCtcgccccctcccccctcctcatcCTCTCTCAACCTGAGCCAGTTATCCCAGTtcaaccagcagcagcagcaacagctccGCACCAGTCCCTTGCCTCCCCCCCTCTCCATGGGAATGGTTCAGCCTGGGGCCCCCCCTCTCTCCATGGGAATGGTTCAGCCCGGGGTTCCCCCTCTCTCTATGGGAATGGTTCAGCCTGGGTTCCCCTATCCCACTGTCTCACCCCTAGGGGGTCCCGGGGGCCCCATTCTGATCGGGGCCCCTCATATGATGATGGGAATGCCAGTGGGCCTGCCCCCTCCCAGTATGACCAGTCTGCCCAGTAACAACCAGaccagcacaggaggaggagcCAGCAGCACCAACCCATTCCTGctgtga